A genomic region of Fusarium falciforme chromosome 4, complete sequence contains the following coding sequences:
- a CDS encoding COX assembly mitochondrial protein, producing the protein MHPHLHTQNALACEEVIAALEECHAKGFMHKAVGSCNDAKDKVSACLRAERTKVQAENRAAARAKRDKIKEQQRELGL; encoded by the exons ATGCATCCTCACCTTCACACCCAGAACGCCTTGG CGTGCGAGGAAGTCATCGCCGCCCTCGAAGAGTGCCACGCCAAAGGCTTCATGCACAAGGCCGTCGGCAGCTGCAACgacgccaaggacaaggtcagCGCCTGCCTGAGGGCCGAGAGGACAAAGGTCCAGGCCGAGAACCGAGCCGCTGCCCGCGCGAAGcgagacaagatcaaggagcagcagcgagaGCTGGGCCTGTAG
- a CDS encoding CBFD-NFYB-HMF domain-containing protein: MSDSPQSPPKEVDQGAQSPEDEAQMNEQQDPQAANTAGYEFEGVKEQDRWLPIANVARIMKNALPENAKIAKEAKECMQECVSEFISFITSEASEKCQQEKRKTVNGEDILFAMTSLGFENYAEALKVYLSKYREQQNQSNRDRVMENTPWAGGMMGDAKAEPGAVGNEFAPEGANSVEGAGDPNYIYGSQPGHNGAGAGDGY, encoded by the exons ATGTCGGATTCCCCCCAATCCCCTCCCAAGGAGGTCGACCAAGGTGCACAGTCACCCGAGGACGAAGCACAAATGAACGAGCAACAAGACCCACAGGCCGCAAACACGGCGGGCTACGAATTCGAGGGTGTTAAAGAACAGGACCGATGGTTGCCCATAGCCAATG TCGCCCGCATCATGAAGAATGCCCTGCCCGAAAATGCAAAGATAGCCAAGGAAGCCAAGGAGTGCATGCAAGAGTGTGTTAGTGAGttcatctccttcatcaccaGCGAAG CATCGGAGAAGTGCCAGCAGGAAAAGCGCAAGACTGTCAATGGCGAGGATATTCTCTTCGCAATGACATCTCTGGGATTTGAGAACTACGCCGAAGCTCTCAAGGTGTATCTCTCCAAGTATCGCGAG CAACAGAATCAGTCAAACCGCGACAGAGTCATGGAAAACACCCCTTGGGCTGGTGGCATGATGGGCgatgccaaggctgagccCGGTGCCGTCGGAAACGAGTTTGCCCCCGAAGGCGCAAACAGCGTCGAGGGCGCTGGTGATCCTAACTACATCTATGGGTCGCAGCCTGGCCATAACGGCGCTGGTGCTGGCGATGGCTACTAA
- a CDS encoding WSC domain-containing protein: MRLRLSRLIASAILLSLGVGFTIVTNADGNTLGNAMMPGSGITLLSGSYTGASVASGTFSDGPFGISSGTILTSGRADGATVPGSDNDNAQPGYMGGNTFDAAVLSLDISISPPFTGFELEFAFASNDYGGNNDALRVDVASNSLTTIFDLVNPFMDPPYSITPPNSLTKYDKSSPPVLIGFATGSGIVNVKIAVYDLNDGFEDSAALIRMRGCVNCPAGPEINYETKTVTVTPGEAEYFSTVKASGTATGYYIQGVSATTTADTTTTEETTTTAYTTTTEETTTTADTTTTAEITTTADTTTTEEITTTAYTTTTEETTTTAETTTTTETTTTADTTTTEETTTTAETTTDITTETTITAETTTTEETTITAETTTTAETTTTADTTTIKETTTTAETTTDITTETTIYFTTETTTDITTDTTTVPDTTTTMDTTTTMDTTIAIDTTATTDTTTGTDTTTIDITTAEDSTTTADSTTTTDLDTSTDSTLTTDLTTTIESTITDTTTTTDITTTADTTVTTDSTAVIDSTTTTDLTTTIIDSTTTVYSSEATKDSTTDNGESTTTTADSATTNQSTESLGETASTATTTSAQISSIASTESDATYESLTDTTESTAVLSTLESSSALDATPTSQSTTETATDSTSGISTTESNESEKPQPSTASGPFTSSVDTPTGSVESSSTNTPVGQSSTSALLPETLSPDTSSLSFPLPESLSTGSDSQAPLSTTLSAQDSVTVDLTASSSPLATSFSAGSSILSSSDSTSTVSGSTPNASNVPAIERYIYFGCLSSVQGYPNFNIVGSATDMTPQKCISMAIGRRFVGIHDTSCYAADSLDSAELTVDASCDLPCPGDPTLFCGGFLNADASRSKRHQHDRRINRRDAPPGILLTLYLFAEANQESSSEITAVSTLSTSPDRTVVSQSSSGVISISPTLSEPVRTSTAGPGDVSLSSTLNNPDRTSVSAVNSEDISLEPTRIGPDQTSASIGGSGDASLTNSPPSVPTTFLPGVNPPPPHSSPFNPGNLSRAATFEAIVTTVVYTVLDPHDPAYLTVAEFCTTLKYPPCRNCQFQRIPTVEMTTILTACDACGYHGESSIELTIPLGANPALMTSNPYTPEDGPDGSPAAAHDENPGPKYRPRPGGAEARPTVVPVGHPPSKPNGHGGHDRPVIHHDETTGEHNEENNPPGGNHTPVGKPGPSQHEQVPSNDHGEPAGPGYEPQIGPGKDGAIVKPTLAPSVEAVPKPEPAGASADLKLSTVPMANIPSTPPDSPVIVAAGHVARGVDGALTFFALVAGLFLML; this comes from the exons ATGAGGCTTCGGCTGAGCCGCTTGATAGCCTCGGCTATTTTGCTGTCGCTTGGTGTGGGATTCACAATTGTAACCAATGCTGACGGCAACACATTGGGCAACGCCATGATGCCTGGTTCCGGGATAACTCTCCTGTCAGGTTCATACACTGGGGCCTCTGTCGCCTCGGGGACATTCAGCGATGGGCCCTTTGGCATCAGCTCCGGCACAATCTTGACGTCGGGACGGGCAGATGGAGCTACGGTACCCGGGTCAGACAACGACAACGCACAGCCAGGATACATGGGGGGCAACACATTCGACGCGGCGGTCTTGAGTCTCGACATCTCAATATCTCCGCCGTTCACCGGCTTTGAGTTGGAATTCGCCTTTGCGTCCAACGACTATGGCGG CAATAATGACGCTTTGCGTGTTGACGTAGCCAGCAATAGCTTGAC AACAATCTTCGACCTTGTCAATCCTTTCATGGACCCCCCATATTCCATCACCCCCCCGAACAGCCTGACGAAGTACGACAAATCCAGCCCGCCTGTGCTCATAGGGTTTGCGACGGGCTCCGGAATAGTCAATGTCAAGATCGCCGTGTATGACCTGAACGACGGGTTCGAGGACAGCGCCGCTCTCATCCGGATGAGAGGTTGTGTGAATTGCCCTGCGGGCCCAGAAATCAACTATGAGACAAAGACAGTCACTGTTACCCCTGGGGAAGCAGAGTATTTCTCCACTGTCAAGGCGTCTGGGACTGCTACAGGATACTACATTCAAGGTGTGTCAGCAACTACAACTGCAGATACAACTACGACTGAAGAGACAACTACAACCGCATACACGACTACGACTGAAGAGACAACTACAACTGCAGACACGACTACGACTGCAGAGATAACCACAACTGCAGACACGACTACGACTGAAGAGATAACTACGACCGCATACACGACTACGACTGAAGAGACAACCACAACTGCAGAGACAACTACGACTACAGAGACAACTACAACTGCAGATACAACTACGACTGAAGAGACAACCACAACTGCAGAGACAACTACAGACATAACCACAGAGACAACCATAACTGCAGAGACAACTACGACTGAAGAGACAACCATAACTGCAGAGACAACTACGACTGCAGAGACAACTACAACTGCAGACACGACTACGATTAAAGAGACAACCACAACTGCAGAGACAACTACAGACATAACCACAGAGACAACTATATACTTCACCACAGAGACAACTACAGACATAACTACAGACACAACAACGGTCCCAGATACAACTACGACTATGGACACGACAACGACCATGGATACgactatagctatagacaCAACGGCGACTACAGATACAACTACGGGTACGGACACGACTACGATAGACATAACTACGGCTGAGGATTCGACCACCACAGCGGATTCAACTACCACCACGGATTTGGACACATCCACGGATTCAACTCTGACAACAGATTTAACTACGACTATCGAATCAACCATAACCGACACAACTACGACGACCGATATCACTACAACTGCCGATACAACTGTGACTACCGATTCAACTGCGGTTATTGattcaaccaccaccaccgactTGACAACCACAATCATCGACTCGACCACGACTGTCTACTCAAGCGAGGCCACCAAAGACTCAACTACAGATAATGGAGAATCGACAACAACCACTGCAGATTCGGCTACCACCAACCAGTCAACTGAGAGTCTTGGGGAGACGGCCTCCACAGCTACCACTACCTCTGCCCAAATCTCTTCCATAGCATCTACCGAAAGCGACGCAACATACGAGTCTTTGACCGACACGACCGAATCCACAGCTGTGCTCTCCACCTTGGAGTCGTCGTCCGCCTTGGATGCCACTCCTACCTCTCAGTCTACGACTGAAACGGCGACTGATTCTACCAGCGGCATTTCGACAACGGAGTCAAACGAGTCTGAGAAGCCACAACCTTCTACTGCCAGCGGGCCATTTACATCCTCCGTGGACACACCTACAGGGAGTGTTGAGTCTTCCAGTACGAATACGCCAGTTGGTCAGTCCTCCACCAGCGCCCTTTTACCAGAGACTCTGTCACCAGATACCTCTTCTCTCTCGTTTCCTCTACCCGAATCTTTGTCTACAGGCTCGGACTCACAGGCCCCGTTGAGCACAACATTGTCGGCCCAGGACTCTGTGACCGTCGACTTGACAGCATCCTCGTCACCCCTTGCCACGAGCTTCTCGGCTGGTTCTTCTATTCTTTCATCTTCAGATTCAACCTCGACAGTTTCTGGCTCCACCCCCAATGCTTCAAACGTGCCAGCTATAGAACGATATATATACTTTGGGTGTCTATCGTCCGTACAAGGCTACCCGAACTTCAATATCGTCGGTAGCGCAACTGATATGACACCTCAAAAGTGTATATCGATGGCCATCGGGCGGCGGTTTGTGGGCATCCATGATAC ATCTTGCTACGCGGCGGATTCTTTGGATTCCGCTGAATTGACTGTGGATGCCAGTTGTGATCTTCCATGCCCCGGGGACCCAACACTCTTCTGTGGCGGGTTTCTGAATGCGGATGCGAGTAGGAGCAAGAGACACCAACATGACCGACGCATCAATCGCCGAGATGCACCGCCGGGCATCTTGCTCACCTTGTATTTGTTTGCCGAAGCCAATCAGGAGTCCTCGAGCGAAATCACCGCGGTGAGCACATTGTCGACTAGCCCTGATCGAACTGTAGTCTCGCAGTCGAGCTCTGGGGTTATCTCCATCAGCCCAACACTGAGCGAGCCTGTCCGAACTTCCACAGCTGGTCCCGGGGATGTCTCGCTCAGTTCGACGCTAAACAACCCTGACCGGACATCCGTTTCAGCGGTTAATTCTGAGGATATCTCACTCGAACCGACGCGGATAGGCCCTGACCAaacctcggcctcgataGGAGGTTCTGGGGATGCGTCACTTACCAACTCTCCTCCTTCTGTTCCTACCACCTTCTTGCCCGGTGTgaaccctcctcctccacactCGAGCCCATTCAACCCGGGCAATCTGTCGAGGGCCGCAACCTTTGAGGCTATTGTCACAACGGTCGTCTATACCGTGCTCGACCCTCACGACCCAGCCTATCTAACCGTGGCCGAGTTTTGCACAACACTCAAGTATCCTCCCTGCCGCAACTGTCAGTTCCAAAGGATACCGACGGTGGAAATGACGACTATTCTAACCGCCTGCGACGCGTGTGGCTATCACGGAGAGAGCAGCATCGAGCTGACCATTCCGCTGGGTGCTAATCCGGCGTTGATGACGAGCAACCCCTATACCCCGGAAGATGGCCCAGATGGTTCTCCCGCAGCTGCTCACGATGAGAATCCAGGCCCGAAATATAGGCCAAGGCCGGGGGGAGCTGAAGCTAGGCCAACAGTTGTTCCAGTTGGACACCCCCCTTCAAAGCCGAATGGGCATGGTGGACATGACCGGCCTGTTATTCACCATGACGAAACAACTGGAGAGCACAACGAGGAGAATAACCCCCCTGGGGGTAATCATACACCAGTTGGTAAACCTGGCCCTTCTCAACATGAGCAAGTTCCAAGCAACGATCATGGCGAGCCTGCCGGACCGGGATATGAGCCGCAAATAGGGCCCGGCAAAGATGGAGCCATCGTCAAGCCAACATTGGCCCCTTCAGTCGAGGCTGTACCAAAACCCGAGCCAGCCGGAGCATCAGCTGACCTAAAGCTGTCTACGGTTCCTATGGCAAACATACCGTCGACGCCTCCAGATTCTCCTGTCATCGTGGCAGCCGGCCATGTAGCGAGGGGGGTAGACGGCGCATTGACATTCTTTGCTCTCGTAGCTGGACTTTTCCTCATGTTGTAA